One region of Methanobrevibacter arboriphilus JCM 13429 = DSM 1125 genomic DNA includes:
- a CDS encoding 4-phosphopantoate--beta-alanine ligase translates to MIPKSHPRYESLIQREKIKDAYKEGYLADSGMIAHGRGEAFDYLIGEKTTLSSEKAIKASVATLLLAKNPVISVNGNSTALAAKEIVNLANETNSKIEINLFYRTEERVHIISNIYRNLGYENILGDDSENLKYINNIDSPRATASEEGIYSADLVLVSLEDGDRAEVLVNNGKKVIAIDLNPLSRTAKAVDITIVDNIVRAIPLMIKYAKQLKSKDKSYLKKIVNDFSNAENLKESLDLIEIAKIEE, encoded by the coding sequence ATGATACCTAAAAGTCATCCTAGATATGAATCACTTATTCAAAGAGAAAAAATAAAAGATGCTTATAAAGAAGGATATTTAGCTGATTCTGGAATGATTGCTCATGGTAGAGGTGAAGCATTTGATTATCTTATTGGAGAAAAAACAACCCTATCATCTGAAAAAGCAATTAAAGCAAGTGTAGCAACCCTTCTTTTAGCAAAAAATCCAGTTATATCAGTAAATGGTAATAGTACTGCATTAGCTGCAAAAGAAATAGTAAATTTAGCTAATGAAACAAATTCTAAAATCGAGATTAATTTATTTTATAGAACTGAAGAACGTGTTCATATAATTTCAAATATATATCGAAATTTAGGGTATGAAAATATATTGGGTGATGATAGTGAAAACTTAAAATATATTAATAACATTGATTCTCCTAGAGCTACAGCTTCTGAAGAAGGAATTTACTCTGCAGATCTTGTTTTAGTTTCTCTGGAAGATGGTGATAGGGCTGAAGTTCTTGTTAATAATGGTAAAAAAGTTATAGCTATTGATTTAAATCCTTTATCAAGAACTGCTAAAGCAGTTGATATTACTATTGTTGATAATATTGTAAGAGCTATTCCTTTAATGATTAAATATGCAAAACAATTAAAATCTAAAGATAAAAGTTATTTAAAAAAAATAGTAAATGATTTTTCCAATGCAGAAAACTTAAAAGAATCTTTAGATCTTATTGAAATAGCTAAAATTGAAGAATAA
- a CDS encoding Coenzyme F420 hydrogenase/dehydrogenase, beta subunit C-terminal domain codes for MMDNNVKTAMVGTPCQILAATKINEYSDKTGGSSIDVKIGLFCMENFSYTYLKEFLIDKKIDINDVKGFRIEENKFKVILNNNDVFMVPLSETDSFKRKNCDICLDYTSDISDISIGSLGSPKGWSTVIIRTEKGKEIVKNAEKENYFETKEISEKGKQLLERIANQKIQKNLENINLREEVSRPVIYRRKISDDEIEEISSECQFENLESDVISEGACVLCGACEYVCPIDIVKIDDRKPQKFGECKEDCHACYYACPRTFLSKNILGYDFEEKPLGDYLDIVSVRSSKIKGQDGGAVTSILMYLLEKGLVDNVSIVGEDEDISWKPVSRLTNDVEEVKKAAGTKYSTVPIGFKALEK; via the coding sequence ATGATGGATAATAATGTAAAAACTGCTATGGTTGGAACTCCTTGTCAAATATTAGCTGCTACTAAAATTAATGAGTATTCAGATAAAACTGGAGGATCATCTATTGATGTCAAAATAGGATTATTTTGTATGGAAAACTTTTCATATACTTATTTAAAAGAATTTTTAATAGATAAAAAAATTGATATTAATGATGTTAAAGGTTTTAGAATTGAAGAAAATAAATTTAAGGTAATTTTAAACAATAATGATGTGTTTATGGTTCCTTTATCTGAAACTGATTCTTTTAAAAGAAAAAATTGTGATATCTGTCTTGATTATACTTCCGATATATCTGATATTTCTATAGGTTCTCTTGGATCTCCTAAAGGATGGTCTACTGTGATTATTAGGACTGAAAAAGGAAAAGAAATAGTTAAAAATGCAGAAAAAGAGAATTATTTTGAAACTAAAGAAATATCAGAAAAAGGAAAACAATTACTTGAAAGAATTGCTAATCAAAAAATACAGAAAAATCTTGAAAATATAAATTTGAGAGAAGAAGTTTCAAGGCCTGTTATTTATAGGCGAAAAATTAGTGATGATGAAATTGAAGAAATATCTTCAGAATGTCAATTTGAGAATTTAGAGTCTGATGTTATATCTGAAGGTGCATGTGTACTCTGTGGAGCTTGCGAATATGTTTGTCCAATAGATATAGTTAAAATTGATGATCGAAAACCTCAAAAATTTGGTGAATGTAAAGAAGACTGCCATGCTTGTTATTATGCTTGTCCTAGAACATTCCTTAGTAAAAACATTTTAGGATATGATTTCGAGGAAAAACCTTTAGGAGATTATTTGGATATTGTTTCTGTAAGATCTAGTAAGATTAAAGGTCAAGATGGGGGAGCTGTAACTTCAATATTAATGTATTTACTTGAAAAAGGATTAGTTGATAATGTATCTATTGTAGGTGAAGATGAAGATATTTCATGGAAACCAGTTTCAAGATTAACTAATGATGTTGAAGAAGTTAAAAAAGCAGCTGGAACTAAATATAGTACTGTTCCTATAGGATTTAAAGCTTTAGAAAAATAA
- a CDS encoding M42 family metallopeptidase — MNLMEKLSITPGISGFEGKIVEIIKEELENHVDELEEDLMGNVIAIKKGEKKGLKVMLASHMDEIGLMIRHIDKKGFLRFTKIGGINDQMLLNQTVTIHSKNGDITGVIGSKPPHVMKAAERKKIIEYDSMFIDIGAFSKEEAEELVSVGDPISFKSEFEEFPNNLIMGKALDNRIGCYIMIETIKRVNTKATVFGVGTVQEEVGLKGAKTSSFKIDPDMAFALDVTIAGDHPGIKEDNSPAKIGEGPAIILADASGRGIITPEKIKNLLISSSKEADIKYQLEVSEGGTTDASAIHLTRDGIPTGVVSVPTRYIHTTVSIASMEDVENTINLLVKAIDSL, encoded by the coding sequence ATGAATTTAATGGAAAAATTATCAATAACTCCAGGAATTTCTGGTTTTGAAGGAAAAATCGTTGAAATTATTAAAGAAGAGCTTGAAAATCATGTTGATGAACTTGAAGAAGACTTAATGGGTAATGTTATAGCTATTAAAAAAGGTGAAAAGAAAGGACTAAAAGTAATGTTAGCTTCACATATGGATGAAATAGGGTTAATGATTCGTCATATTGATAAAAAAGGATTTCTTCGCTTTACAAAAATTGGAGGAATTAATGATCAAATGTTATTAAATCAGACTGTGACAATTCATAGTAAAAATGGAGATATCACTGGTGTTATTGGATCAAAGCCACCTCATGTAATGAAAGCTGCTGAGAGGAAAAAAATTATTGAATATGATTCAATGTTTATAGATATTGGTGCATTTTCAAAAGAAGAAGCTGAAGAATTAGTGAGTGTTGGAGATCCTATAAGTTTTAAATCTGAATTTGAAGAATTTCCCAATAATTTAATCATGGGTAAAGCTCTTGATAATCGTATTGGTTGCTATATAATGATTGAAACAATCAAAAGAGTTAATACTAAAGCAACGGTATTCGGTGTTGGAACTGTTCAAGAGGAAGTTGGTTTAAAAGGTGCTAAAACATCATCATTTAAAATAGACCCTGATATGGCTTTTGCTTTAGATGTTACTATAGCAGGAGATCATCCAGGAATTAAAGAAGATAATTCTCCAGCAAAGATTGGGGAGGGTCCTGCAATAATATTAGCTGATGCAAGTGGAAGAGGTATTATAACTCCTGAAAAAATTAAAAACTTGTTAATATCTTCATCCAAAGAAGCTGATATTAAATATCAACTTGAGGTAAGTGAAGGTGGAACTACTGATGCATCTGCTATTCATTTAACTAGAGATGGAATCCCAACAGGAGTAGTTTCAGTCCCAACAAGATATATACATACGACTGTAAGCATCGCAAGTATGGAAGATGTTGAAAATACAATCAATTTACTTGTTAAAGCGATTGATAGTTTATAA